The Nitrospira sp. KM1 genome includes a window with the following:
- a CDS encoding alanine--glyoxylate aminotransferase family protein, protein MIKRYLLAPGPTPVPPEVLLAMARPMIHHRAPEFDKLFAEVRDGLKWLFQTQSDVLMLASSGTGGMEGAVSNFLSPGDKALTVNGGKFGERWGKLCKAFGAQVTELKVEWGRAVDPQAVSDALKKDPAIKAVYVQASETSTGVAHDVQALAKIVKAHGETILVVDAITALGVFDIKTDEWGIDVVVTGSQKALMLPPGLAFVSVSEKAWQLADKAKNTSFYFNFKRERDNQQKNQTAYTPAVSLIIGLQEVLKMLKAEGLSAVFNRQANLAKAMREGMQAAGLALFPKESPSDALTAISAPEGVDGQAIYKNLRTQYGITAAGGQDHLKGKIFRLSHMGYMDRFDVIVAMAATEMVIKGLGHPIKLGSGVAKAQEILMAK, encoded by the coding sequence ATGATCAAGCGGTATTTGTTGGCTCCTGGTCCGACGCCTGTCCCGCCGGAAGTGCTGCTGGCCATGGCACGCCCGATGATCCATCATCGCGCACCGGAGTTCGATAAGCTCTTTGCGGAAGTCAGAGACGGGCTCAAATGGTTGTTCCAAACGCAAAGCGATGTTCTGATGCTGGCATCCTCAGGAACAGGCGGGATGGAAGGTGCCGTTTCCAACTTCCTGTCTCCGGGCGATAAGGCATTGACCGTCAACGGGGGCAAATTCGGAGAACGCTGGGGGAAATTGTGTAAGGCATTCGGCGCTCAGGTTACCGAACTGAAAGTCGAATGGGGGCGGGCAGTCGACCCGCAGGCAGTCTCCGACGCGCTCAAGAAAGATCCGGCCATTAAGGCGGTCTACGTTCAGGCAAGCGAAACCTCTACCGGCGTTGCCCATGATGTGCAGGCGCTCGCAAAGATCGTGAAGGCCCATGGTGAAACCATTCTGGTTGTAGATGCCATTACGGCGCTCGGAGTCTTCGATATCAAGACCGATGAATGGGGAATCGATGTCGTCGTTACAGGATCTCAGAAGGCTCTGATGCTGCCGCCTGGGCTCGCATTTGTCAGTGTCAGCGAGAAGGCTTGGCAGTTGGCGGACAAGGCCAAGAACACCTCGTTTTATTTCAACTTCAAGAGAGAACGGGACAATCAACAGAAGAACCAGACGGCCTATACCCCCGCTGTCTCGCTCATCATCGGTTTGCAGGAAGTGTTAAAGATGTTGAAGGCTGAGGGGTTGAGCGCGGTCTTCAACCGGCAGGCCAATCTGGCCAAGGCGATGAGAGAGGGTATGCAGGCTGCCGGATTGGCACTCTTCCCCAAGGAGTCGCCTAGTGACGCGCTGACAGCCATCTCCGCTCCGGAAGGTGTCGATGGGCAGGCGATTTACAAGAATCTGCGCACGCAGTACGGCATCACCGCAGCGGGTGGGCAGGATCATCTCAAGGGCAAGATCTTCCGGCTCTCACATATGGGATACATGGACCGGTTTGATGTGATTGTGGCTATGGCGGCGACCGAGATGGTCATTAAAGGTCTCGGGCATCCCATTAAACTCGGCAGCGGCGTTGCCAAGGCCCAAGAAATCCTCATGGCGAAATAG
- a CDS encoding lytic transglycosylase domain-containing protein, which translates to MIRTTAQTIPSIVFRSFGFVFCAWLAFGIDAPPAFGEAEPSVGAGREALSSVPGTEDQNADPADEPDANLEPVEAEAASDEPSVASENTIVPHVEDLLHNNPTRSPSTARFSDTLDPPAEVGLVWKEASQDAEIPEYNVPIVMDSSVQSHMRYFNTSIRNRFEQWLVRLSRYRPLVDTIFAEFHLPSDLVYLSLVESGFNPYAYSRAKATGPWQFMKGTAKVYGLRVDSYVDERRDPIKSTIAAARYLRDLYDMFGTWPLAMAAYNAGEGKVMRALHKAQAESFTDISKTRLIRRETKEYVPRFMAATIIAKNPDRYGFPQEPTEIHEFDEVVVNRPMHFHAIANATGIRFDVLRLLNPELRRDATPPGGESYHLKVPVGTKARVEQLLARIPSHKFPAIASKPSAPVAATSRWYKVRVGDTLEKLSKRFRIPLKTLMSKNSLTGNVIRPGELLVISR; encoded by the coding sequence ATGATCCGCACGACTGCCCAGACCATTCCATCCATCGTGTTTCGCTCATTCGGTTTCGTATTTTGCGCATGGCTCGCGTTTGGTATCGACGCACCCCCTGCGTTCGGTGAGGCTGAGCCCAGCGTCGGAGCGGGACGAGAGGCGCTGTCATCTGTTCCGGGAACGGAAGACCAAAATGCAGATCCGGCGGATGAACCGGACGCCAATCTGGAACCCGTTGAAGCCGAGGCCGCGAGCGATGAACCGTCTGTCGCATCAGAGAACACTATCGTTCCGCATGTGGAAGATCTCCTGCACAACAATCCAACGCGAAGCCCTTCCACCGCTCGATTCTCCGATACCTTGGATCCACCGGCCGAAGTCGGGCTCGTGTGGAAAGAGGCTAGCCAAGATGCTGAGATTCCGGAATATAACGTTCCGATCGTCATGGATTCTTCCGTTCAATCTCATATGCGGTACTTCAATACATCGATCCGGAACCGGTTCGAGCAATGGCTCGTACGTCTGAGCCGATATCGGCCTTTAGTCGATACGATCTTTGCGGAATTTCATTTGCCCAGCGACTTGGTCTATCTGTCTTTGGTGGAGAGCGGCTTCAACCCATACGCATACTCGCGGGCCAAAGCGACCGGCCCTTGGCAATTCATGAAAGGCACTGCCAAGGTCTACGGTCTCCGTGTGGATTCCTACGTAGATGAGCGGCGCGATCCCATTAAATCGACGATTGCCGCCGCCCGATACCTGAGAGACCTCTATGACATGTTCGGCACCTGGCCGCTGGCAATGGCCGCCTATAATGCGGGCGAGGGTAAAGTCATGCGCGCTCTCCATAAAGCCCAAGCTGAAAGCTTTACCGACATTTCCAAAACCCGCTTAATCCGGAGAGAGACCAAGGAATACGTTCCCCGCTTCATGGCCGCCACCATTATTGCCAAAAATCCCGACAGATATGGATTCCCCCAGGAACCGACCGAGATACACGAGTTCGATGAAGTGGTCGTCAATCGGCCCATGCATTTCCATGCCATCGCCAATGCAACGGGAATCCGGTTTGATGTCCTTCGGTTGTTGAATCCTGAACTCAGGCGGGACGCAACTCCTCCTGGTGGCGAGTCATACCATCTCAAGGTTCCGGTGGGTACGAAAGCGCGGGTCGAGCAACTCCTTGCGCGCATTCCCAGCCATAAATTTCCGGCTATAGCATCAAAACCATCCGCCCCCGTGGCAGCGACTTCCCGTTGGTACAAGGTGCGGGTTGGAGATACTCTCGAAAAGTTGTCGAAACGTTTCCGTATCCCGCTCAAAACCCTCATGTCCAAGAACAGTCTGACGGGAAATGTCATCCGTCCCGGAGAACTGCTCGTCATCAGTCGGTAG
- a CDS encoding tetratricopeptide repeat protein yields the protein MSYRIKVPTKTLQVDEAHLISGLEHALFRLQEYRKPLLVAMVVFVLAAGIVGGIFWSDHEAAKKAEGLEREATRLFMNRSVSDAQKADSALKQAIEQYRQIVTQYPRTPAAPLAQFHLANALVQANDLAGGIEAYQRFLLLYGSHPSLVGLIQQRLAYAYLLKGDRDQAVKSLTGIIETPGALNKDQALFELARLEESQSRPEGALAHYQELIKSYPNSPYTSEATFRTKILDTKKAPEPPAPATVPPASSTAPSSKKKTRPASESGTKKP from the coding sequence ATGTCGTATCGCATTAAGGTTCCTACAAAAACGCTTCAAGTCGATGAGGCGCATCTGATCAGTGGGTTGGAGCATGCGCTGTTCCGCCTGCAGGAGTACCGTAAACCACTGTTAGTGGCAATGGTGGTCTTCGTCCTCGCCGCGGGTATCGTCGGCGGGATATTCTGGTCTGATCACGAAGCTGCCAAAAAGGCGGAGGGTCTTGAGCGCGAGGCCACTCGATTGTTCATGAACCGATCGGTGAGTGACGCTCAAAAAGCGGACAGCGCGCTCAAACAGGCTATTGAGCAGTATCGTCAAATCGTGACACAGTATCCGAGAACCCCTGCTGCTCCTCTCGCACAGTTTCATCTGGCAAATGCTTTAGTGCAGGCCAATGACTTAGCAGGTGGAATCGAAGCATATCAGCGCTTCCTACTTCTGTACGGATCCCATCCCTCTCTGGTTGGCCTGATCCAGCAGCGGTTGGCCTATGCGTACCTCCTCAAGGGCGACCGCGATCAGGCGGTGAAATCACTCACAGGCATTATCGAGACACCGGGTGCGCTCAACAAAGACCAGGCATTGTTCGAACTGGCCAGATTGGAAGAGTCTCAGTCCAGACCGGAGGGAGCGCTGGCTCATTATCAGGAATTGATCAAATCGTACCCGAATTCTCCCTATACCAGCGAAGCGACGTTCCGGACCAAAATTCTGGATACGAAAAAAGCTCCCGAGCCACCCGCTCCGGCGACTGTTCCTCCGGCTTCGTCTACCGCGCCTTCCTCGAAGAAAAAAACCCGACCGGCGTCTGAATCCGGCACCAAAAAACCCTGA
- the bioF gene encoding 8-amino-7-oxononanoate synthase, with protein MGKVEEYLTKVEEQFRRRRISVLSPGAGPTVEISGKPVISMASNDYLGLMRHPETIAAAVDATQRFGAGAGASRLVTGSLPPHMEMEQALARFKGTAAALSFSSGYLANVGIIPALIGRGGLILADRLCHASLIDGCRLSGADFRIYRHGDIEHLTMLLSRNTSQRNTLIVTDGVFSMDGDLAPLPELMSLAMTYGAELYIDDAHGTGVMGTHGRGTVEHFGLESALPFHMGTLSKALGSSGGYVAGQDSSIQYFLNASRSFAFTTAPTPGSAAAVTAALAVIMREPERRARLWQNRAHLHDGLRGLGFRLTSSMSPIIPILIGNAETALAFSAKLLDFGVFAPAIRPPTVPESTSRIRVTVTSEHSIAQIDEALHAFKQTGRMTRVL; from the coding sequence ATGGGCAAGGTTGAGGAGTATTTAACGAAAGTCGAAGAGCAATTCCGCAGGCGGCGGATCTCGGTTCTGTCTCCTGGCGCCGGGCCGACGGTCGAGATCTCGGGGAAGCCCGTTATCTCGATGGCCTCAAACGATTATCTCGGTCTCATGCGTCACCCGGAGACGATCGCCGCGGCGGTGGATGCCACGCAGCGCTTTGGAGCAGGCGCAGGAGCGTCTCGCCTTGTGACAGGATCGCTTCCTCCGCACATGGAAATGGAACAAGCGCTTGCACGCTTCAAAGGCACGGCGGCCGCCCTGAGCTTTAGTTCGGGTTATCTGGCCAATGTTGGAATCATCCCCGCACTTATCGGCCGTGGAGGCCTGATTTTGGCCGACCGGCTTTGCCACGCCAGTTTGATCGATGGATGCCGTCTCAGCGGAGCAGATTTCCGGATTTACCGACACGGCGATATCGAACATCTGACCATGCTTCTTTCACGGAACACGTCGCAACGGAACACACTGATCGTGACCGACGGCGTCTTCAGCATGGACGGTGATCTCGCGCCGCTTCCGGAACTGATGTCGTTGGCCATGACATACGGTGCCGAACTGTACATCGACGACGCGCATGGTACGGGTGTCATGGGAACTCACGGACGAGGCACGGTGGAACATTTCGGGCTCGAATCGGCTCTTCCCTTCCACATGGGCACTTTGAGCAAAGCGCTTGGAAGCAGCGGTGGCTATGTGGCCGGGCAGGATTCTTCCATTCAATATTTCCTGAATGCGAGCCGCTCTTTTGCATTTACGACCGCGCCGACGCCAGGGTCCGCAGCAGCGGTCACTGCCGCTCTGGCCGTAATCATGCGTGAGCCGGAGCGGCGCGCCAGACTCTGGCAGAATCGCGCGCATCTGCACGACGGACTTCGCGGGCTTGGCTTTCGTCTGACGTCCAGTATGAGTCCGATCATTCCCATTCTCATCGGAAATGCGGAGACGGCTCTCGCCTTTTCCGCCAAGTTGTTGGACTTCGGGGTATTCGCGCCTGCTATTCGCCCGCCGACCGTCCCGGAATCCACAAGCAGAATCAGAGTGACTGTCACTTCAGAACATTCGATTGCACAAATCGACGAAGCCCTGCACGCCTTCAAACAGACAGGCCGCATGACGCGTGTCCTGTAA